The Tenebrio molitor chromosome 5, icTenMoli1.1, whole genome shotgun sequence genome has a segment encoding these proteins:
- the LOC138131751 gene encoding uncharacterized protein isoform X2, protein MAEAWQGPPKQGLYDPQFEKEACGVGFIVAIDGRRSHKIVRDAQRLAISMNHRGACACDNDTGDGAGVLTAIPHEFYSVKLRDEQNIELPPFGKYATGIFFVDKLNHQESESKFAALAEELDMSVLAWRTVPTDNSSIGTVAKNTEPFMRQVFVIVKGDVPDEELDRRFFILRKRASHTIPSAGKRFYICSLSQRTVVYKGQLTSDQLWAYFPDLADPLYDTYLALVHTRFSTNTFPSWERAHPLRMLAHNGEINTLRGNVNLMKAREGVMYNDDYGETLKSLYPVVEPNLSDSGSADCVLEFLVHAGNRKLPEAVMIMVPEAWHNDPTMSEEKRDYYHWASCIMEPWDGPALISFTDGRFIGAILDRNGLRPARVYMTKDNMMIMASEVGVYEVDPSQVILKSRLKPGRMLLVDTREKCVIQDVELKQRIARSRPHSEWLKEQITMEELRKAHLEANRPAKPKYEPSGLGDKRLSLYGYSTETVHMLLIPMINNKKEALGSMGNDVPLACLSTFAPLLYEYFKQLFAQVTNPPIDPFREKVVMSLQCPIGPEANILKPDPKQVHRLWLKQPVISIADLDVLKQTTHRNWSAHVIDITFPAESGVSGYLSKLQSICEEAHVASESHEIIILSDRNIGTDRVPVSSLLSLGAVHHHMIEMRSRKKVALIVESAEAREVHHICVLLGYGADAICPYLALELASSLRDQGILDTSLTDEAIFQNYAQAMQTGINKVMAKMGISTLQSYKGAQIFEAVGLADDVIDKCFKGTPSRIGGVTLETLAQESFERHRNAYCVAPDALILRDTGIYHWRAGGEKHLNEPASIAALQESAINKNQSAYDKFKESTMESVRNCMLRGRFELRTLDQPLPLEEIEPASEIVKRFATGAMSFGSISLEAHQTLAIAMNKVGGKSNTGEGGEDPERYLDPQKRSSIKQVASGRFGVTSSYLAHADDLQIKMAQGAKPGEGGELPGYKVSTDIAKTRHSVAGVGLISPPPHHDIYSIEDLAELIYDLKCANPKARISVKLVSEVGVGVVASGVAKGKAEHIVVSGHDGGTGASSWTGIKNAGLPWELGIAETHQVLVLNNLRSRIVLQADGQIRTGFDVVIAALLGADEIGFSTAPLIVSPPKTPFYERSSQDNRNTSSITCSCWLRKSGS, encoded by the exons AGATGAGCAAAACATCGAGTTGCCTCCGTTCGGCAAATATGCAACTGGTATCTTCTTCGTGGATAAACTTAACCACCAAGAGTCCGAGTCGAAGTTCGCGGCCTTGGCAGAGGAACTGGATATGTCCGTGTTGGCTTGGCGTACCGTACCAACCGACAATTCCTCCATAGGCACAGTGGCAAAAAATACCGAACCTTTTATGAGACAA GTTTTTGTGATTGTGAAGGGCGATGTGCCCGATGAGGAGTTGGACAGACGTTTTTTCATCTTGCGTAAGCGTGCCAGCCACACCATTCCTTCCGCCGGAAAGAGATTCTATATTTGTTCATTGAGCCAAAGAACTGTCGTTTACAAGGGCCAATTGACGTCCGATCAGCTGTGGGCTTACTTCCCGGACCTTGCCGACCCACTCTACGACACCTACTTGGCTCTGGTTCATACCAGATTCTCAACAAACACTTTCCCCAGCTGGGAAAGAGCTCATCCACTCAG AATGCTGGCTCACAATGGCGAGATTAATACCTTGCGCGGAAACGTTAACTTGATGAAAGCCAGAGAAGGTGTGATGTACAACGACGACTACGGCGAGACCCTCAAGAGCTTGTACCCCGTCGTGGAACCCAATTTGTCGGACAGCGGTTCAGCTGACTGCGTCCTGGAATTCCTGGTTCACGCAGGCAACCGCAAGTTGCCGGAG gCCGTGATGATCATGGTACCGGAAGCCTGGCACAACGACCCAACCATGTCGGAAGAAAAGCGCGATTACTACCATTGGGCCTCTTGCATCATGGAACCGTGGGATGGCCCCGCTTTGATCTCCTTCACCGACGGCCGCTTCATCGGTGCCATCCTCGACAGAAACGGTCTACGTCCCGCGCGCGTTTACATGACCAAGGACAACATGATGATCATGGCCAGCGAG GTTGGCGTCTACGAAGTGGATCCGTCGCAAGTCATCCTGAAAAGTCGTCTCAAACCTGGAAGGATGTTGCTCGTCGACACTCGAGAAAAGTGCGTCATCCAAGATGTGGAATTGAAACAGCGCATTGCTAGATCTAGGCCCCACTCCGAATGGCTGAAAGAACAG atTACAATGGAAGAACTAAGGAAAGCTCATCTGGAGGCGAATCGCCCTGCCAAGCCGAAATATGAACCTAGTGGACTTGGGGACAAGAGATTATCTCTGTACGGATATTCCACTGAAACAGTCCACATGTTACTCATACCAATGATTAACAACAA GAAAGAAGCATTGGGTAGTATGGGCAATGATGTCCCCCTGGCGTGTCTTTCAACTTTTGCTCCCCTTCTCTACGAGTATTTCAAACAACTCTTTGCTCAAGTCACAAATCCTCCGATAGACCCATTTAGAGAAAAAGTTGTTATGTCTTTGCAATGTCCAATTGGACCTGAAGCGAACATCTTGAAGCCAGATCCGAAGCAAGTCCACCGTTTGTGGTTAAAGCAACCGGTGATATCCATTGCTGATTTGGATGTCTTAAAGCAGACAACTCACAGGAACTGGAGCGCACACGTTATTGACATAACCTTCCCTGCTGAAAGCGGAGTTTCAggatatttgtcaaaattgcaaaGCATCTGCGAGGAAGCTCACGTGGCCAGCGAAAGCCAtgaaatcataattttatcaGATAGAAATATAGGAACCGATCGTGTCCCAGTCAGCAGTTTGTTGTCGCTAG GTGCGGTTCATCACCACATGATCGAAATGCGTTCCCGAAAGAAAGTCGCTTTAATTGTGGAGAGCGCCGAAGCGAGAGAAGTGCACCACATTTGCGTTCTTCTTGGCTACGGGGCAGACGCCATCTGTCCGTACCTAGCTCTCGAATTGGCGTCAAGTCTGCGAGATCAGGGAATACTTGACACTTCGCTTACAGATGAGGCAATTTTCCAGAACTATGCCCAAGCTATGCAAACTGGCATCAACAAGGTGATGGCAAAAATGGGAATTTCAACTTTGCAGTCGTACAAAGGTGCACAGATTTTCGAAGCAGTCGGTCTGGCGGATGACGTTATTGACAAATGTTTCAAAG GAACACCGTCTCGTATTGGAGGCGTCACTTTGGAGACCCTCGCTCAAGAATCGTTCGAGAGACACCGAAACGCATATTGCGTGGCTCCAGACGCACTGATATTACGCGACACCGGAATTTATCATTGGAGAGCTGGAGGCGAGAAGCATCTTAACGAACCTGCAAGTATTGCGGCTCTGCAG GAGTCCGCCATCAACAAGAATCAATCCGCTTACGACAAATTCAAAGAATCTACGATGGAATCTGTTAGGAATTGTATGTTGCGAGGCCGCTTCGAGTTGCGAACTTTAGATCAACCCCTCCCGCTTGAGGAAATTGAACCGGCGTCAGAAATCGTGAAGAGATTTGCAACAGGCGCCATGAGTTTCGGTTCCATCAGTCTGGAAGCGCATCAAACTCTAGCAATCGCCATGAACAAAGTAGGCGGTAAAAGTAACACCGGTGAAGGTGGTGAAGATCCGGAACGTTATCTGGATCCACAGAAACGATCTTCCATTAAGCAAGTGGCTTCTGGTCGATTTGGTGTCACTTCGTCGTATTTGGCACATGCTGATGATCTCCAAATCAAGATGGCGCAAGGTGCCAAACCGGGTGAAGGTGGAGAGCTTCCTGG TTACAAAGTGTCGACAGATATTGCCAAAACTAGACATTCAGTGGCGGGAGTGGGATTAATATCGCCGCCTCCGCATCACGACATCTACTCGATTGAAGATCTTGCTGAGCTCATTTACGATCTGAAATGCGCAAACCCGAAAGCCCGAATTTCAGTGAAGCTAGTTTCAGAAGTGGGGGTAGGGGTTGTGGCTTCTGGTGTTGCCAAAGGCAAGGCGGAACACATTGTAGTTTCCGGTCACGACGGCGGTACCGGTGCCAGTTCTTGGACCGGCATTAAAAACGCAGGTTTACCGTGGGAGCTCGGCATTGCCGAAACTCACCAAGTCTTggttttgaataatttacgATCCAGAATCGTGCTCCAAGCCGATGGCCAAATTCGAACAGGTTTTGATGTGGTCATCGCAGCTTTGTTGGGAGCAGATGAGATCGGTTTCAGCACTGCGCCTCTAATC GTATCGCCACCCAAGACCCCATTTTACGAAAGAAGTTCACAGGACAACCGGAACACGTCATCAATTACATGTTCATGTTGGCTGAGGAAGTCAGGCAGCTGA